The following DNA comes from Caulobacter mirabilis.
TCTTGACCTCGACGGCCGGCGTTTCTTCCGCCGCGGGCGGGGTCGCGGAACGACCCAGAAAAGCCGGAAGTTCGCTCACGGCGCCGTCCTGGCCCCGCAGGCGCGGCGATTCGCCGCTGTGGGGTTCGGCCAGCGGAGCCGCCGCCTGGGGCTCGACCACGGCCAGCGGATCGCGAGGCGATTCGCCGCTGCGCTCGGCGTTGGTGTTGCGCTCGCCGCGGTCGCGACGGTCTTCCCGGTCGCGCCAGCGGTCACGGCGGCCGCCGCCTTCACGCTCTTCACGCGGGCGATCTTCACGCGGGCGCTCGTCGCGGGGGCGATCATCACGTTGGCGGTCTTCGCGCGGACGGTCATCGCGATCACGACGGCCCTCGAAGCGCTGACCGTCACGATCGCGATCGCGGCGGCCCTCGAAGCGCTGACCTTCGCGGGGTTGCCCGCCTTCGCCGCCTTCGCCGCCCTCGGCGGCTTCGGCCTCGGCTGCGGGGGCTTCCGGCAGTTCCTCGGGCTCGGCCTCGAAATCGATATCGAAGCCCGAGGCGAACTGCTCGCGGCCGACGATGTCGGCGACCGGACGATGCGGCTGCATGGCCCGCAGGGTGCGGAAGTAGTGTTCCGCATGCTGCAGGTAGTTCTCGGCCAGGATGCGGTCGCCCGAGGACGCCGCGTCGCGGGCCAGCTGCTGGTACTTCTCGAAGACGCTCTGCGCCGCGCCGCGGACCTTCACGCCCTCGGGGCCGTTCGAGTCGAAAGCGCGGTTGGCGTTGTGCTGGGGTTTTCCGCCCTGTCCGCCACCGCCGCGATTGCGGCCGCGCTGACGCTTCATACCCTTGAAATCTCTCATCTTACCCTTCGACCTGCACTGCGGCGGGTCCGTCTGTGCGGACCGCGCCGGCTGGTTCTGGAGACCTGTTCGGGCTCGTGGGCCCGGTGTTCTGTTCTCGAAAGACGCTGTTCCTGGGTTCCCGCCCGGTTCTCGGCGCTGCGAGACGGCCTTCGAGGCCCGCGCGCCCGTCGTCGAGACTTGCGATCTTCGGCGATCTGGGAGGGAACGAGTCGAGATGTAGCGTCTCAGACCCCTGTTTCCAAGGGGTTTCTCACACCGACGACGACTCGGTCGCGATCGGAGAGGTCCTTGATCGTTCTGACCTGGGCGGCTCCAGCGTCGCGGAACAGGGCCTCGACCGCCTTGGACTGGGTATGGCCGATCTCGACGGCGAACAATCCGCCGACCTTCAGCACACGCAGGATCTCGGGGGCCAGCGTGCGATAGGCGTCGAGGCCGTCCGCGCCGCCGTCCAGGGCCAGGCGCGGTTCGTGGTCCCGCACCTCCGGATCGAGGGTCTCGATCTCCTCGGTGGCGATGTAGGGCGGGTTGGACACGACGACGTCGAAGCTGGCGTCGGCCAGACCCGAGGTCCAGTCTCCGCGCAGCAGCGCCACCCGGCCGTCGAGATCCAGGTTGGCGGCGTTCTCCCGCGCGACCGCCAGGGCCTCGCTGGAGACGTCGACGCCCAGGCCCTTGGCCGCCGGCCGTTCGGCCAGGACCGCCAGCAGAATCGCGCCCGAGCCGACGCCCAGGTCCAGCATGTTGAAGGCCATGGCTTCCGGGAACGCCTTCAGGACCTCGTCGACGATCACCTCGGTGTCCGGACGCGGCGTCAGGACATCCGGGGTCACGCGCAGCAGGATCTTCCAGAAGCCCTTGCGGCCGAGGATGTGGCTGACCGGCTCCCGGCGGGCTCGCCGGGCCAGGAACTCGTTGTAGGTCGCGGCCTGGGTCTCGCTCACCTCCCGGTGCGGGTCGGTGATGATGTCCAGGCGGCTGACGTCGGCCGCCGCCTCGAGCAGCAGGCGCGAGTCGATCACCGGCTGGTCGACGCCAGCGGCTTCCAGCTCCGCGCGTCCGGCCTTCCAGGCCTTCACCAGGGTGGCGGTCATGACAGCAACTCCGCGATGTCGCCTTCGGCGACCTGTCCGGCCGTCTGCGTATGCACATAGATGCCGCAGAACATGTGGCCGTAGTTGTCGAACAAGGCCTTGACCACATCCATGTCCCGCTCGGCGGTGGTCGGGTCCACGTGGGTGGCGGCGCAGCGCACGATCGGCTTGAACACCGTGGCTTCGGCGCTTCCCAGCCGCAACGCGCGGCCGGTCCACTCGTTCTCGATCCAGGGCTCCCAGCCCTCCACGTAGAGGTTGCCGCGGAAGCGCAGCGGGTCGACCGGGCGGCCGATCTTCGCTTCGAGGTCGCGCACGCTGGCCAGGTTGATGATCGAGACATGCCCCTGGGGGTGGTCCATGAACCGCCAGTCGTCCGGCGCGCGGATCACCTTCAGCGGCCCTTGGGCCTCTTCGTCGAGCAGGTCGGTCAGCCAGGCGGCGAACGCCTCGCGGCCCGGATCGCCGCCCAGGTCCGCCGAGATCGGCGGCAGCCCCTCGGCCGTCGCGTGGAGCACGCCTGTGGCCTCGTCGTAGCGCGTGCGGGCTTTGGCGACCTCGGCGATGCGCATGAGGACGGTGAACTTCTGCTTGGGGATGAAGGCCGGAGCGGCCGGATCGAAGCCGCTCGGTCCGTTCTCCACCGCGAACAGCCGGTCGCAAGGGAAGGGGCCGCCCGCGGCCAGGTCGGCGTTGTTCAGGCGCTCGGGCGTGAAGCCCTTCACAGGGTGGCGATACAGGGCGGTTATCGTGGCGGCCATGACGTCGTCACTGCACCAGCGCGGGAGGTCCCGCAACCCTGGAACACGCGGCGACGCCGGGTGTTGAGGCGGAATGGACAACCCCTGGAACGACAGGATGAAGGCGGTTTGGCGGTGGGGACGGTCCCGTCCCTATCACCTGCTGCCCTGGATCGGCCTCGCGGCGACGGTGCTGTTCTGGCCGGACCGGCGGCCGCCGGCCGGCATGAGCGAGGACCGGGCGATGGCGCCGGACGCCTTCGACCGCGCCGAGCCGGGACGGGGCAGGGCGGCCGCCTCGCCCCTGCGGATCCCGCCGATGGGCTGGCGCGACATCGTCTGGCGAACAGGCTGGGAGATCTCGCGGGACAAGCTCCCCAGCACGGCCGGCGGGGTGACGTTCTATGTCCTGCTGGCGATCTTCCCCGCCATCGGCGCGTTCGTGTCGCTGTACGGCCTGGTCTCCGACGTCGCCGCCGCCGAGCGTCAGCTGCGCGGCTTGGCCGACGTCTTCCCGACCAGTGTCATCCAGATCGTCGGCGAGCAGATGCTGCGGCTGGCGGGGCAGCACCCCGGCAAGCTGTCGGCGGCCTTCCTGCTCAGCCTGCTGGTCTCGGTCTGGTCCGCCAACGCGGGGATGAAGGCCCTCTTCGAAGGGCTCAACGTGGCCTACGACGAGGATGAGAAGCGCGACTACTTCCGACGCACCGCGATCACCTACGCCTCGACCCTGGGCGCGCTGCTTTTCCTGGCGGTGGTCACCGTGGTGCTGGTCGCGGCGCCGCTGATCATGAAGGACCTGGGCTTCGCGCGGTTCGACAGCCTTTGGATACCGCTGCGCTGGGCGGTGGTGGCGGGGCTGACCATCCTCGCCTATGCCGTGGTCTATCGCTATGGCCCCAGCCGTCGCCGCGCGCGCTGGCGATGGGTGGTCTGCGGCGCCGTGCTGGCCTCGACGGGCTGGCTGGGCGGATCGCTGGGTTTCTCCTGGTACCTGAACAATCTCGCCCACTTCGACGCGACCTATGGCCCGCTGAGCGCGGTGGTGGCCTTCATGCTGTGGGTCTGGTTCTCGGTCATGTGCCTGCTCATCGGCGCCGAGTTCAACGCCGAGATCGAACACCAGACCGCCGTCGACTCCACGGTCGGAGCCGAGGCGCCGATGGGACAGCGCGGGGCGGTCATGGCCGACACCGTCGGCCAGCCGCTGCACCTGCGCGAGACGCTCAGGCGCGGGGCTGGCGCGGCGCGACGACAAGCGGACGGGCTGTGGCGCCAGGCCCGGGGAACCGTAGAGCGGTCCCGTACGACGAAGACGCCAGCCGACCCGTCGTCGCGAACTCGAGAACCGCGCGGGTGAAGCCTTCCGCGACGCGCACCGGCGTGCGCTTGCCGTCGGGCGCCGTCTCGAACTCGTAGATGCCATGGTCGGTGGCGGGGAACTCCAGCACCGTGATCGGCCGGCCCGCTTCGGCCAGGGCGGTCAGGCGGCGGCGGGTCTCCGGTTCGGGCGCCGCGCGATCCTCGGCGGCCAGCGCCCAGAGCTGCGGAGTCTTGAGATCGCGCAGGGTCGGCATGGGATCGTAGGTCCAGCTGGTGCCCTCGTCCTGCATCGGGCCGAAGATCTGCAGCATGAACGACGGCGTGCGGGTGAACTGGCCGGTGAACTCGCCTTCCAGGTCCTTGAACCAGGGCTCGCCGCCGTACTTGGCCTTCAGGGCGTCCATCTCACGGAAACCGCGTCGGAAACCGCTGGCCATGATCACGCCGGCCGCATCGGCGACCGGACCGGCCTTGGCCAGGACGTCTTCGCCGTAGCCCTTGTCGCGCAGGCCCTGCAGCGTCTCCTCGCGGTTTTCGGCCAGCGTTCCTTCGGCCATGCCGTAGCCGACGATGACGAAGTCCGCCGTCGTCTTGGTGGCCGCCAGGGGGGCGACCCAGCCGCCCTGGCTGCCGCCCTCGAAGCCCACGCGCGCCGCGCGGGCCCCGGCCAGCCGCCGAGCCTCCATGAGCGCCTTGGCGGCGTCGTCGGACAGCAGGTCGAAGTTCTGGGTGTAGCGGCCGCTTGACCGCCCGGTGCCCCGCTTGTCGTAGACGAAGACCCCGACGCCCGCCGCCGGATAGAGGCGCTGGCGATGGTTGAAGACCGAATGGGCGTACTTTTCCGACCCGTGCACCTGCACGACGATGGGAACCTCGGCGTCGCCCTCCGGCAGGATCAGGCGGCCGAACAGGGTCTCGCCGTTGCTCTTGAAGGTGGTGTCTTTCGTCACCAGCCGCAGCCGTCCGCCATCCATGCCCGCGAAACGGATCCGGCCGCCGCTGCAGTCGCCGAAGGCGACCTTCACGCCGTCGGCGCGGTCGGTGAGGCCCAGGGTGCTGACCCACTCGCCGTCGGCCTGTTCGGTCAGGCGGCCGAAGGCGCCGTCGATGCGTCGCCAGCGCAGGCGCGCGTCGTCGGTGGGCCCCACGTCGACCAATGTCCCATCGGCCAGGCGATAGACGCCGATGTGGCAGCTCAGCTCCGCCTGCTTGGGCGTGCGGACGCGCTCGGCGCAGCCGGTCAGCGACAGGGCGAGGGCGATGACCGCCAGGGTACGCATACGGTGAGCCTCCATCTCGGCGGCGAGATGGCCGGAAACCCGGGCGGACGTCTACTGAACCTTCGGTAATCCTTGCCCGAGCGTCAGGATCAGCCCAGCTCGTCTTCCAACGTGGCCAGGCGGTTGGCCTGATCCTCGGCGATCAGCGGCTCGATGACGTCGTCGAGCGCTTCGCCCTCCATGATCTTGGGCAGGTTGTAGAGCGTCAGGTTGATCCGGTGGTCGGTCACCCGCCCCTGGGGGAAGTTGTAGGTGCGGATGCGCTCGGAGCGGTCGCCGCTGCCGACCTGGCTCTTGCGGGCGTCGGCCCGGGCGGTGTCCAGCGCCTGGCGCTGCATGTCGTAGAGGCGAGCCTTCAGCGTCGCCATCGCCTTGCGACGGTTGTTGTGCTGCGAACGCTCCGAGCTCGTCGCCACGATTCCGGTGGGAAGGTGGGTGATCCGCACAGCGGAGTCGGTCTTGTTGACGTGCTGGCCGCCGGCGCCGCTGGACCGGTAGGTGTCGATCCGCAGGTCGGCGTCGTTGATCTCGATCTCGACGTCCTCGGCCTCGGCCAGGACGGCGACGGTGGCGGCGGAGGTATGGATGCGGCCCTGGGCTTCCGTCTCCGGCACGCGCTGCACCCGGTGCACGCCGCTCTCGAACTTCAGCCGCCCGAACACGCCCTCGCCGGTGATCGAGGCGATGATTTCCTTGTAGCCGCCCATTTCGCCTTCGGAGACGCTGTCGACCTCGACCTTCCAGCCGCGCGTGGAGGCGTAGCGCTGGTACATCCGGAACAGGTCGCCGGCGAACAGGGCCGCTTCGTCGCCGCCGGTGCCGGCCCGCACCTCGAGGATGGCCGAGGCGTTCTCATCCTTGTCGCGCGGCGCCAGCAGCAGGGCGACGGCGCGCTCCATCTCCGGCAGGCTTTCGTCGAGCCGCTCCAGCTCGTCGCGGGCCAGCTCCGAGATCTCGGGGTCCGGGTCGGCGGCCATGGCCTCCAGCTCCGGCCGCTCGTCCTGGACCTTCTGCAATGCCTGCACCGCATCGGCCACCGGCTTCAGCTCGGCGTGCTCCTTGGACAGCTTGACGATCTCGGCGCCGTCCGAGGCGGCGCCCATGCGGGCCTCGATCTCGCGGAAGCGGTCGAGCACCTGGTCGAGGCGGGCCTGGGGAAGTCGCAAGGGATCGGTCCGTTGAGGATGAGACGAAGGCGGAGGTCTTTAAGGCCAGCGCCGCGTCCTGTCGATGGCGGGAGCCGGGGCAGGGGCTGGACGGCCGTCGACCAGAGCTATAACGCTTCGAATACTAATTAAATGGAGGGCGCCGAATGGAAGCCGCGGAGATCGAGAGCCTGGCCAAGCGGTTCTTCGATGCGATCGAGCAGGGAGACGTGGCGACGGTGACGGCCTGTTACGACGAGAAGGTCGTCATCTGGCACAACTTCGACATGCTGGAGCAGGGACGGGAGGACAATCTGAAGGTCCTGACCGGCATGATCGAGCGCTGCCCCACGCGGGTCTACGGCGAGCGCAAGGTGGCGGTGTTCGCGGGCGGTTTCGTCCAGCAGCATGTGCTGACCGCGACCCGGAAGGACGGCAAGGTGGTGTCGCTGCCCGCGGCCTGTATCTGCCAGGTCTCCGACGGCAGGATCGTCCGTCTGGACGAATACCTGGACACGGCCCAGGTCGCGGCGTTCAGGACCTGAGGATCGGCGGGGACATGCTCCGCGAAGCGGTGCGTGTCCCCTATTGGCCTGTGCGCAGGGATACGTACCCTGCGGGAGCCTGTCCCTGGCCCTACCCCGCGCGGGGCTTCAGGGCGGGGCGGTTGGCGTCGAAGTCGGATTTGATCAGCTTCTTCCCGTCGCCGGGCTCGGTCGCCTCGACCGGCGCCGGCGCGCCGACCAGGATGCGTTTGGGCGCGACCAGCGCGTCCAGGCGGGTCTTGGCGGCCTTGAAGGCGGCGATGTCGCGCGGGTCCTGCGACGTGCCGACCGCGATCTTGGCGCCCATCGGGTTCACGCGCTGGCCCTTGCGCCAGATCTCATAGTGCAGGTGCGGGCCGGTCGAGGCGCCGGTCGAGCCGACATAGGCGATGACCTGGCCCTGGCTGACCCGTTGGCCTGGGCGCAGGCCCTTGGCGTAGCGCGACAGGTGGGCGTAGCCGGTCTCCCAGCCGTCGGCGTGCCGGATGCGCACCCAGTTTCCATAGCCGCCCCAGCGGCGGGCCTCGACGACGACGCCGTCGCCCGAGGCCAGGACCGGCGTGCCTGTGCCGGCGCCGAAGTCGATGCCTTGGTGCATCTTGTTGTAGCCGAGGATCGGGTGGCGGCGGACGCCGAACTTGGAGGTGATGCGCGCGCCGTCGACGGGCGTGCGCAGGAACATGCTCTTCACCGTCTTGCCGACGCTGTCGAGGAAGGTCTGCTTACCCTGGGCGTTGGTGAAGCCGTAGAAGCGCTGGCCCTTGATCTCGGCGTACTGCAGGTCGCCGGCCTCGATGGTGCGGCCGCTTTCGGTGATCTTCCGATCGAAGACCAGGCAGAACGGGTCGCCGGCTTTGATGTCGCGCGAGAAGTCGATCTTGTGGGCGAACAGCTTGGAGGCCTGGGCCACGATGCCGGAGTCGGCGCCGACGGCGCTGGCGCTCTCGTGGAACGAACCGTCCATCTTGCCGCAGGCGACCGTGGTTTCTTCGCGGACCTTCTCCTCCATCTCGCGCAGGCGCAGGGCGCCGTCGAAGGTGCGGGAGACGGTGATGGTCTTGGCCGCATCGGTGCGCATCGACAGGCCGATGAGGCGGGCTTGGCCATGCCCGTCGCGCGGCTGGGCGACCGAGGCCACGAAGTCCATGCCGGCCTTGATGTTGACGGTGTCCATGGCCTGGCTGAGGACGCCGACCACGTTGCGGGCCTCGGCGTCGCCGACGCCGCTGCGGGCCACGGCGGCGGTCAGGGTCTCGCCCGGGCGGACCTCGACGTTGACGTTCTCGCCGCGGTCGAAGCCGGGCTGGGCCTCGGCCTGGGCGAAGGCGGCATGCTGCAGGGCGGCGAGCTGGACCTGGTCGAGCGGCTTCGAGGCGGACGCCTCCGGCCCGGCGGTCAGCTTCCAGCACAGACCGAGCGCGGACAATCCGGCGACGGCGACAAGGATCTTCGGCGCAAAACGAAGCGTCGGGCGCCTGGGATCAAACTCCTGCATCGGTCCCCCGTCGTTGACGATGCCGCAAGCGTCAGAATGACACGGCTGGGCTGCCCCCCAGCAATCAGTGGGCCGGTTCTTGCCCGTCTAGCCATCCGAAACGCAAGCAATATTCGGTGCTTCGCGCATTTTGTCACGCACTCGGTCAACCCGGGCGCGCAAGGCGTGCTCAGAGCAGCGTCAGGACGGTCTCGGCGGGGCGGCAGATCGCGGCGCCTTTCGGCGTGTCGGCGATGGGCCGTTCGACCAGGATCGGGTGCTGCGTCATCGCCTCCAGGATGCTGTCGTCGGAGGCGTCGGGCGCGGTCAGGCCCAACTCCTCCGCCGGTGTTCCCCGCACCCGCAGGATGTCGCGCGGAGCCTTGCCCATCTTGACCAGCAACGCGGTCAGCTGGGGCTTGGTCCAGCCTGTCTTCAGATACTCGACGACGGTCGGCTCGATCCCCTTCTCGCGGATCAGGGCCAGGGTGTTGCGCGAGGTCCCGCAGGCGGGGTTGTGATAGATCGTGACGGTGCTCATGACGGCTTAGTGCAGGGGATGATCCGTCGTGACAACCCTCGCGCCGGGCTTCACCAGGCGACCGTCGTCGCGCCGATCGTCACGGCGGAATCCGACTGATCGAACGGCATCGTGTTCGCCGGGCGGGCCGGCAGCGGTTCGGCCCCGGCCGGCCAGCCGTCGGTGATCGCCGCATGGCGGATCTCCAGCTTGCCTGGTCCGGCGGGACGGAAGGCCAGGGTCAGGCCGTCCGGCGCCGACACCCAGCGTACGCGCGTCCAGCGGCCCGGCTTCGCGAGCATCGCCGCGTCATGATCCTGGATGCGGGTCTGGGTCGCCTTCACGTCCGACTTCACATCCAGGATCAGGACCCGCGCGCCGACGGGCGGGCGGACCGTGACGCGCACCGAACCGTCGGCCTGACGGCCGCCCTCCACCGTCGCCGAAGGCAGCGGGACGGCCCGGGTCGGGGCCGCGGCGACGGGGCGACGGACCAGCGGCGGGAAGGCTTTCTCGGTCAGGCCGGCGCCCAGGGCCTTGAGGGTCCAGGCGGCCGGCGGGTCGTCCTGGGTCACGCGCCAGGCCTGGCCGGTCGTGCTGTCGGAGACATGGAGGACGGTCGCGGTCTGGGGGTGGCGTTCGGTCCAGTGCCCGCCGAACCTCAACAGCACGACCAGCACCGCGGCGACGGCGAACATCAGCAGGGGCACGGACAGGCCGCGGCGGCTCGGATCGGCCGCGAGCGGCCAGGCCGCCAGGGCGGCCAGCCAGGGGAACAGGATCAGGATGTCCGGCAGGTCAAGGCCCTGGGCCACGCCGTCGAAATAGACGGCCAGCCAGCCGCCGGCCGCGGCGGCGACCACGATCAGCGCCACGGTCGAGCCCGCGCCCTTGCGGGAGCCCAGGCGGGTGACGGCGGCGGCGAGAGCGCCTGCGGCCAGGGGCCAGGCGACCAGCACCGTCACCGTCGGCAGCGCGATCTGCAGGCCGATGGCGACGACCGCGGCGATGGCCAGCGCGCCCAGCCAGGCGCCGGGCAGGGCGGCGGGGCGGCCGAAGCTCGTGAACGCCAGCACGCCCGCCGCGACGCCCAGGCCGAGGCCGATCGGGTCCCAGCCGGCGACCGAGCACAGGGCGCCGGCCAGCACGAAGGCGACGGCCAGCCGGACGCGGGCGCCGCCGCGGGCCAGCAGGACCGGGATCAGCAGCAGGACGCCGACGGCGACCAGCGCCAGGACGGTCTCCCAGAGCGTCCATTGGGCCAGCAGCGGCCGGAAGGCGACGTAGCCCTCGTCGACCCCGACCAGCCGACGGACGAGCCGCAGCAAGACGGCTCCGCCGGTCAGCAGGGTCAGGCTGGCGCCGACGCCGCGCAGCGTGTCGGGCAGAGCCAGTTCGCCGGCCTTGCGGGCGCGGACGGCGGTCCAGGCGATCAAGCCCAGCGCCGCCGCCAGCAGAATCCAACCGCCCCAGGCCGGATAGGCCAGGATCACATCGCCGAACGCCTGGCTGTAGACCTTGTCGGGCGCCTTGCCGGGCAGGCGGTCGGCGTAGGCCAGGGTGCGCGTCGCGGCCAGGGCCTGGTCGCCGATATGCTGCACCGAGCCGCGGTCGAGGTTGGCCACTGTGGCCGTGGGCGAGTGGTAGTCGAACTGGCGGCCGATGAAGGCGAAGTTCAGGCCGCCGATCCCCGCTTCCTTGGAGATGGTGAAGTCGGTGTCGTTGGGCATGTTCTCGTACAGGAACACGGCCAGGGAGTTGCTGACGGGACGGGTGGCGCTGCTCGCGAAAGCGGAGATGATCTCGCCATTGTCCGGGCCCGTCTGGAACATGGCCGCCCGTCCGCCGTTGCCGCGGGCCTCGAGGTTGATGACCATCCCGACCCGCTTGCGCAGCGGATGCTCGGCGAAGAAGGCCTTGGCGCCGAGCAGGCCGGCTTCCTCGCCGTCAGTGATCAGCACGATGATGTCCCGCGCCGGCGGCCCTTGGGTGCGCAGGGCGCGGATGGTCTCGAGGATGGCCGCCACGCCGGTGGCGTCGTCTGCGGCGCCGGGCGAGCCGGGCACGCTGTCGTAGTGGGCCATCAGGGCGATCGCCGGCGCGCTTCGGTCGCGGCCGGGCAGCACCCCGACGATGTTCTCGACGTCGCCGCCGAAGGCGTAGTCGTCGCCGCCCCAGGGTTCGGAAAGGACGGAAGAGGCGGCGTGAACGGTCGGGGTCAGCCCCAGGGCCGTCATCCGGCCGATCAGGTAGTCGCGGACGCGCCGGTTCTCGGCCGAGCCGGTCGGATGCGGCGCTCTGGCGATCTGGGCGACGTCGACCAGCGCGCGGTCAGCGGAGAACACATCGGCCGGAGCTGAAATCGACAGGGCGGGCGGGGTCCGGGACTCCTGCCAGGCCAGCAAGAGGGCGCCCGCCAGCGCAACGACCAACGCGACCACACGCCCCATGCCTTGTCCCTCCCCGGATCAGGCGCCCAGGGAGCCACGTCCGGCGTAACAGCGCAACGGAACCTTGGGCCGGCCACACAGTTCTGTGTGTCGGGCTCGTCACGAGCCGATGCTAGCGTCATCCGCACGCGGGGGATGCAAAGGGGAAATAGAGATGAGGATCAGTCTCCTAACCGCCCTGGTCGCCGCGGGCGCCAGCCTGCTGTTCGCAGGCGCCGCCTCCGCGCAGGGTACGTCTATACCTTCCGGCAGCTATCGGAGTTCTTGCGCCGACATTCGCGCCCAGTTCGTCAGCGGAACCCGGCTCCTGACCGCACGCTGCCAGACCGCCAGCGGCGGTTGGCGCAACACGAGCCTGCGGTACGACAGTTGCCGCGGCGACATCGCCAACAACAACGGCAATCTCACCTGCAGCCAGGGCGGGGGAGGCGGCGGCTGGGATCGCCCGCCGTCCGGCAGCTACCAACAGTCCTGCCGCAACACGACCATGCGCGGCTCAACCCTGAGCGCCCAGTGCCAGGACGCTCGCGGCGGCTGGCAGTATTCGTCGATCAACGTCGACAGCTGCCGTGGCCGCGACATCTCCAATGAGAACGGCCGTCTGAGCTGCTCCAGCGGCGGCGGTGGCGGGCGTCCGCCGTCGGGCAGCTATCAGCAGTCCTGCCGCGACGCCTACATGAACGGCTCGACCCTGAGCGCTCGTTGCCAGGACGGCCGGGGCCGCTGGCAGACCTCGTCGATCAACGTCAACGAGTGCCGTGGCCGCGACATCGCCAACGACAACGGCCGCCTGAGCTGTTCGCGCGGCGGCGGCGGCGGTCGTCCGCCTTCGGGCAGCTATGAGCAGTCGTGCCGCGACGCCTACATGGACGGCTCGACCCTGAGCGCCCGTTGCCAGGATGGCCGCGGCCGTTGGCAGAGCTCGTCGATCAACGTCAACGATTGCCGTGGTCGCGACATCGCCAACGACAACGGCCGCCTGACCTGCTCGCGCGGCGGCGGTGAAGATCAGATTCCGAACGGCAGCTACATCCAGACCTGCCGCGACGCCTATGTGCGGAACGGCATCCTGTCGGCGGCCTGTCGCGACCCCAGCGGACGCTATCAGAACAGCTCGGTCAGCGTCGCCAGCTGCCGCAACCGCGACATCGCCAACGTCAACGGCCGTCTGTCCTGCACGGGCGGCGGAGACGGCGGAGGCGGCGGGCAGGTTCCGAACGGCAGCTATCATCAGACCTGCAGCAACGCCTACATGGAAGGGCCGGTCCTGCGGGCGCAGTGCAAGCTGACCTTCGGCAGCCGAACCAAGAGCACCGCGATCGATACGCGCATCTGCCAGGGGCGCGACATCTACAATCTGAACGGCGAACTGATGTGTGACGGCAGGGCGGGAGGCCGATAAGGCCGCCGGCCTCGCGCCGAAAACGGAAAACGCCCGCCGGTTTCCCGGCGGGCGTTTTTCTTGGCCGGGCGCCGGAGGAGGGCTCCGGCTCGGCTTTGGACGTCAGGCGGCGACCACGCCGCTGGCGTCCTGCGGATCCCGCAGCACATAGCCGCGGCCCCAGACGGTCTCGATGTAGTGGTTGCCGCCCGAGGCGGTGGCCAGCTTCTTGCGCAGCTTGCAGATGAAGACGTCGATGATCTTCAGCTCGGGCTCGTCCATGCCGCCGTACAGGTGGTTCAGGAACATTTCCTTGGTCAGGGTCGTGCCCTTCCGGAGCGAGAGGAGTTCCAGCATCTGGTACTCCTTGCCGGTCAGGTGGACCCGCATGCCGTTCACTTCCACCGTCTTGGCGTCCAGGTTCACGCCGATCTCGCCGGTCTGGATGATCGCCTGGGCGTGGCCCTTGGAGCGACGCACCACGGCGTGGATGCGGGCGACCATCTCGTCCTTGTGGAACGGCTTGGTCATGTAGTCGTCGGCGCCGCCGCCCAGGGTCTTCACCTTGGTGTCGATCTCGGCCGAGCCGGACAGGATCATGATCGGGGTGTTGACCTTGCCGTTGCGCAGGGTGCGCAGCACGTCCATG
Coding sequences within:
- the arsC gene encoding arsenate reductase (glutaredoxin) (This arsenate reductase requires both glutathione and glutaredoxin to convert arsenate to arsenite, after which the efflux transporter formed by ArsA and ArsB can extrude the arsenite from the cell, providing resistance.), with the protein product MSTVTIYHNPACGTSRNTLALIREKGIEPTVVEYLKTGWTKPQLTALLVKMGKAPRDILRVRGTPAEELGLTAPDASDDSILEAMTQHPILVERPIADTPKGAAICRPAETVLTLL
- a CDS encoding M20/M25/M40 family metallo-hydrolase, which gives rise to MGRVVALVVALAGALLLAWQESRTPPALSISAPADVFSADRALVDVAQIARAPHPTGSAENRRVRDYLIGRMTALGLTPTVHAASSVLSEPWGGDDYAFGGDVENIVGVLPGRDRSAPAIALMAHYDSVPGSPGAADDATGVAAILETIRALRTQGPPARDIIVLITDGEEAGLLGAKAFFAEHPLRKRVGMVINLEARGNGGRAAMFQTGPDNGEIISAFASSATRPVSNSLAVFLYENMPNDTDFTISKEAGIGGLNFAFIGRQFDYHSPTATVANLDRGSVQHIGDQALAATRTLAYADRLPGKAPDKVYSQAFGDVILAYPAWGGWILLAAALGLIAWTAVRARKAGELALPDTLRGVGASLTLLTGGAVLLRLVRRLVGVDEGYVAFRPLLAQWTLWETVLALVAVGVLLLIPVLLARGGARVRLAVAFVLAGALCSVAGWDPIGLGLGVAAGVLAFTSFGRPAALPGAWLGALAIAAVVAIGLQIALPTVTVLVAWPLAAGALAAAVTRLGSRKGAGSTVALIVVAAAAGGWLAVYFDGVAQGLDLPDILILFPWLAALAAWPLAADPSRRGLSVPLLMFAVAAVLVVLLRFGGHWTERHPQTATVLHVSDSTTGQAWRVTQDDPPAAWTLKALGAGLTEKAFPPLVRRPVAAAPTRAVPLPSATVEGGRQADGSVRVTVRPPVGARVLILDVKSDVKATQTRIQDHDAAMLAKPGRWTRVRWVSAPDGLTLAFRPAGPGKLEIRHAAITDGWPAGAEPLPARPANTMPFDQSDSAVTIGATTVAW
- a CDS encoding CVNH domain-containing protein, which codes for MRISLLTALVAAGASLLFAGAASAQGTSIPSGSYRSSCADIRAQFVSGTRLLTARCQTASGGWRNTSLRYDSCRGDIANNNGNLTCSQGGGGGGWDRPPSGSYQQSCRNTTMRGSTLSAQCQDARGGWQYSSINVDSCRGRDISNENGRLSCSSGGGGGRPPSGSYQQSCRDAYMNGSTLSARCQDGRGRWQTSSINVNECRGRDIANDNGRLSCSRGGGGGRPPSGSYEQSCRDAYMDGSTLSARCQDGRGRWQSSSINVNDCRGRDIANDNGRLTCSRGGGEDQIPNGSYIQTCRDAYVRNGILSAACRDPSGRYQNSSVSVASCRNRDIANVNGRLSCTGGGDGGGGGQVPNGSYHQTCSNAYMEGPVLRAQCKLTFGSRTKSTAIDTRICQGRDIYNLNGELMCDGRAGGR
- the ctrA gene encoding response regulator transcription factor CtrA; the protein is MRVLLIEDDSATAQTIELMLKSEGFNVYTTDLGEEGVDLGKIYDYDLILLDLNLPDMSGMDVLRTLRNGKVNTPIMILSGSAEIDTKVKTLGGGADDYMTKPFHKDEMVARIHAVVRRSKGHAQAIIQTGEIGVNLDAKTVEVNGMRVHLTGKEYQMLELLSLRKGTTLTKEMFLNHLYGGMDEPELKIIDVFICKLRKKLATASGGNHYIETVWGRGYVLRDPQDASGVVAA